In Bactrocera dorsalis isolate Fly_Bdor unplaced genomic scaffold, ASM2337382v1 BdCtg007, whole genome shotgun sequence, a single window of DNA contains:
- the LOC105228265 gene encoding mitochondrial import inner membrane translocase subunit TIM50-C isoform X2, with translation MVMARKGVLSVIQKLGSATKLGWHRFGEQKCRALSNHHRGLHVSTAIQIFGRKSDCQQFGRLYTTEKKTSSPEILSKLFPQTAANVDEETERERKRKEEEEAKENEKAWKRMKIGFAVFGGSGIALAIWAVYEFGKPEVDAEGQVIEDEFSKSPVIQQYIQRMWKSMNYYQKMIQEPSRDKLLPDPLKHPYIQPPYTLVLEMKDVLVHPDWTYQTGWRFKKRPGVDHFLQECAKNFEIVVFTAEQGMTVFPILDALDPNGYIMYRLVRDATHFVDGHHVKNLDNLNRDLRKVIVVDWDQNATKLHPDNTFNIARWLGNDDDSQLLDLISFLKTLASAEVEDVRDVLHYYRQFDDPIAQFRENQRLLLEQMQEREREELTKSKPIVKKWTPSFLGRSS, from the exons ATGGTAATGGCACGAAAAGGAGTCCTTAGCGTGATACAAAAATTAGGATCCGCCACCAAATTAGGGTGGCATCGATTTGGAGAACAAAAATGTCGCGCATTAAGTAACCATCACCGAGGATTACATGTTTCCACAGCTATCCAAATTTTTGGACGAAAGTCGGACTGCCAACAATTTGGAAGATTGTATACAACAGAAA AAAAGACATCGAGTCCAGAAATTTTGTCAAAGTTGTTCCCCCAAACTGCAGCTAATGTTGATGAAGAGACTGAACGCGAAAGAAAACgcaaagaagaggaagaggcaAAGGAAAATGAAAAGGCTTGGAAACGTATGAAAATTGG GTTTGCAGTATTTGGAGGTAGTGGCATTGCACTAGCCATATGGGCTGTATATGAGTTCGGAAAACCTGAGGTAGATGCCGAAGGACAAGTAATCGAAGATGAATTTAGTAAAAGCCCAGTAATTCAACAGTATATACAGCGTATGTGGAAATCTATGAATTACTACCAAAAAATGATTCAGGAGCCATCACGCGATAAGCTTTTACCAGATCCTTTAAAACACCCATACATACAGCCGCCTTACACATTAGTACTAGAAATGAAAGATGTTCTTGTACATCCTGATTGGACATACCAAACTGGGTGGCGGTTTAAAAAACGACCCGGTGTTGATCATTTCTTACAAGAATGtgcaaaaaatttcgaaattgtcGTATTTACTGCTGAACAAGGAATGACGGTATTTCCGATTTTAGATGCTCTGGACCCAAATGGCTATATCATGTATCGCTTGGTACGCGATGCAACTCATTTTGTGGATGGACACCACGTTAAAAATTTAGACAATTTAAACCGAGATCTAAGGAAG GTCATAGTCGTGGATTGGGATCAAAACGCAACTAAATTGCACCCTGATAATACTTTTAACATTGCCAGATGGCTAGGTAATGATGACGACTCGCAACTACTTGATTTGAtatcatttttaaaaa CTCTGGCATCTGCTGAAGTTGAGGACGTTCGCGATGTGTTACATTACTATCGGCAGTTCGATGATCCCATAGCTCAATTCAGAGAAAACCAGCGCCTTTTACTAGAGCAAATGCAAGAGAGAGAACGAGAGGAGCTAACCAAATCGAAACcaattgtgaaaaaatggacTCCAAGCTTTCTAGGGCGGTCATCTTAA
- the LOC105228265 gene encoding mitochondrial import inner membrane translocase subunit TIM50-C isoform X1 has translation MVMARKGVLSVIQKLGSATKLGWHRFGEQKCRALSNHHRGLHVSTAIQIFGRKSDCQQFGRLYTTESTKKTSSPEILSKLFPQTAANVDEETERERKRKEEEEAKENEKAWKRMKIGFAVFGGSGIALAIWAVYEFGKPEVDAEGQVIEDEFSKSPVIQQYIQRMWKSMNYYQKMIQEPSRDKLLPDPLKHPYIQPPYTLVLEMKDVLVHPDWTYQTGWRFKKRPGVDHFLQECAKNFEIVVFTAEQGMTVFPILDALDPNGYIMYRLVRDATHFVDGHHVKNLDNLNRDLRKVIVVDWDQNATKLHPDNTFNIARWLGNDDDSQLLDLISFLKTLASAEVEDVRDVLHYYRQFDDPIAQFRENQRLLLEQMQEREREELTKSKPIVKKWTPSFLGRSS, from the exons ATGGTAATGGCACGAAAAGGAGTCCTTAGCGTGATACAAAAATTAGGATCCGCCACCAAATTAGGGTGGCATCGATTTGGAGAACAAAAATGTCGCGCATTAAGTAACCATCACCGAGGATTACATGTTTCCACAGCTATCCAAATTTTTGGACGAAAGTCGGACTGCCAACAATTTGGAAGATTGTATACAACAGAAAGTACAA AAAAGACATCGAGTCCAGAAATTTTGTCAAAGTTGTTCCCCCAAACTGCAGCTAATGTTGATGAAGAGACTGAACGCGAAAGAAAACgcaaagaagaggaagaggcaAAGGAAAATGAAAAGGCTTGGAAACGTATGAAAATTGG GTTTGCAGTATTTGGAGGTAGTGGCATTGCACTAGCCATATGGGCTGTATATGAGTTCGGAAAACCTGAGGTAGATGCCGAAGGACAAGTAATCGAAGATGAATTTAGTAAAAGCCCAGTAATTCAACAGTATATACAGCGTATGTGGAAATCTATGAATTACTACCAAAAAATGATTCAGGAGCCATCACGCGATAAGCTTTTACCAGATCCTTTAAAACACCCATACATACAGCCGCCTTACACATTAGTACTAGAAATGAAAGATGTTCTTGTACATCCTGATTGGACATACCAAACTGGGTGGCGGTTTAAAAAACGACCCGGTGTTGATCATTTCTTACAAGAATGtgcaaaaaatttcgaaattgtcGTATTTACTGCTGAACAAGGAATGACGGTATTTCCGATTTTAGATGCTCTGGACCCAAATGGCTATATCATGTATCGCTTGGTACGCGATGCAACTCATTTTGTGGATGGACACCACGTTAAAAATTTAGACAATTTAAACCGAGATCTAAGGAAG GTCATAGTCGTGGATTGGGATCAAAACGCAACTAAATTGCACCCTGATAATACTTTTAACATTGCCAGATGGCTAGGTAATGATGACGACTCGCAACTACTTGATTTGAtatcatttttaaaaa CTCTGGCATCTGCTGAAGTTGAGGACGTTCGCGATGTGTTACATTACTATCGGCAGTTCGATGATCCCATAGCTCAATTCAGAGAAAACCAGCGCCTTTTACTAGAGCAAATGCAAGAGAGAGAACGAGAGGAGCTAACCAAATCGAAACcaattgtgaaaaaatggacTCCAAGCTTTCTAGGGCGGTCATCTTAA
- the LOC105228264 gene encoding zinc finger protein 45, whose amino-acid sequence MVSESNDEEVVVCRACISECVEYKSLHKQGICMGEVQTLASMLSFITNLDFSNDESFPSNICLRCVQNVAKTYAFKKMVMETDEVLRRQLEELDCGIGMTDAGAGDSVIEDLDTESAESVVEEHHLEVEEGTDLDESDQLHDLATAAQFKRSVESMEYVSLTVLDSVVDGCDAAISMEQMQCDIEHNEQNCEEDEVVVHEVAESEEVYQTDAEEDGRHKEYEEIYEVKLDEMSQSDCSLLEIAEGHQIHKHFKREIKSADPDGEWDISLEQKIKPPTKIRKKSNQPKPPNPDLQCKVCGKQLSNQNSFKYHMQLHSDATPYLCSLCGEGFKTRNAYEGHIIIHDPNNPNTCELCGKAYRQSSSLRTHMLSHTGERPFQCDICGKSMTQKSGYKKHMLVHTGEKPHTCDVCGREFRYSSNLIAHKRCHSGERPYECPHCKRGFPTAEQMKRHSLIHSGERPFQCEICNKRFKRRSSLMSHRHTHDSEPELIVDHKVCKSNVVELY is encoded by the exons ATGGTTTCTGAAAGCAATGATGAGGAAGTGGTGGTTTGTCGAGCCTGCATAAGCGAGTGCGTAGAATACAAGTCGTTGCACAAGCAGGGTATTTGTATGGGTGAGGTGCAAACTTTGGCGTCCATGCTgagttttattacaaatttggatttttcaaatgatgaaagttttccttcaaatatCTGTTTACGTTGTGTCCAAAATGTTGCTAAGACATATGCTTTTAAGAAAATGGTAATGGAAACAGATGAAGTATTGCGAAGACAGTTAGAAGAACTGGACTGTGGGATAGGAATGACAGATGCAGGAGCTGGTGACAGTGTTATTGAAGATCTTGACACAGAATCGGCGGAGTCAGTTGTAGAAGAGCACCATCTCGAAGTAGAAGAGGGAACCGATTTGGATGAATCTGATCAACTGCATGATTTGGCGACAGCAGCTCAATTCAAAAGATCTGTAGAAAGTATGGAGTATGTGTCTCTAACGGTATTAGATAGCGTTGTAGATGGATGTGATGCAGCAATATCCATGGAACAAATGCAATGTGATATAGAGCATAATGAGCAAAATTGTGAGGAAGATGAAGTGGTTGTTCATGAAGTAGCAGAGTCAGAGGAAGTATACCAGACGGATGCTGAAGAAGACGGTAGGCACAAGGAATATGAAGAGATATACGAAGTGAAATTAGATGAAATGTCTCAAAGTGACTGTTCTTTATTGGAAATTGCGGAAGGTCACCAAatacataaacattttaaaagagAAATTAAATCTGCCGATCCGGACGGAGAATGGGATATTAGCTTAGAACAGAAAATTAAACCGCCAACAAAAATCCGCAAAAAAAGCAACCAACCTAAACCGCCGAACCCTGATTTGCAATGCAAG GTGTGTGGAAAACAACTGAGTAATCAAAATTCTTTTAAGTACCATATGCAACTGCATTCCGATGCTACACCTTATTTATGCAGTCTTTGTGGCGAAGGTTTTAAAACTCGTAATGCTTATGAAGGACATATAATTATCCATGATCCAAATAACCCGAATACATGTGAGCTATGTGGTAAAGCATATCGTCAATCATCCTCTTTAAGAACCCACATGTTATCGCATACCGGCGAGAGACCTTTCCAGTGTGATATTTGTGGGAAGTCCATGACACAAAAGTCTGGATATAAGAAGCACATGCTTGTACATACAGGTGAAAAACCGCATACGTGTGATGTCTGTGGTCGTGAATTTCGGTATTCGAGCAACTTGATTGCTCATAAACGTTGCCACTCTGGGGAGAGACCGTATGAATGCCCCCATTGCAAACGAGGTTTCCCAACGGCCGAGCAGATGAAGAGGCATTCCCTAATACACAGTGGAGAAAGACCTTTTCAATGTGAGATCTGCAATAAACGTTTCAAGCGACGATCATCATTGATGTCACACCGACATACACATGACTCTGAGCCTGAGCTGATTGTTGATCATAAAGTGTGTAAATCAAATGTCGTCGAACTATACTAA
- the LOC105228267 gene encoding tyrosine-protein phosphatase non-receptor type 9 isoform X2: MYGGYPARLKKVLIVTAPLWFKAPFKILRLFVREKLRERVFTVSVPTLGLHVPLKALPLHLGGGLEIDHATWLLQCRKSMTNREDELLANIEQVALNRSNTINATTNSNVVNSSVTIVGDIDSNVNSNINTTTAALTNEDYSRRLLGGEEPNENITISSLRAVIATSATALNQGNSNSTALLSVCNQIDTESGVVAATTTASVETSVGAPVLNGLEASGVQGSVVLANGVAVPSAVTSNASSNGSSALSELWSENPPSSASSGFSDDDSLAGQEGDPKTIEQIVQMVKEQGRKGLVKEYAEIRNRAPEGTFVYARMRNNLTKNRYTDVLCYDHSRVVLSREDGEDYINANFVDGYKQKNAYISTQGPLPKTSQDFWRMIWEQHCLVVVMTTRVMERGRVKCGQYWEPTENSSLEFGNFHVRTLSIEINEDYTVASLELKNLKTDEIRNVSHWQFTSWPDYGVPSSAMAMLNFLQKVREKQASMVKALGDTWAGHPRGPPIVVHCSAGIGRTGTFITLDICISRLEDVGTADIRGTVEKIRSQRAYSIQMPDQYVFCHLALIEYAVSRGMLKSVDLTGFDDRGEDSD, translated from the exons atgtat ggTGGCTATCCAGCTCGTTTAAAAAAAGTCTTAATTGTGACGGCACCGCTGTGGTTTAAAGCACCGTTCAAAATTCTGCGATTATTTGTACGGGAGAAATTGCGTGAACGCGTCTTTACTGTATCTGTGCCAACGTTGGGCCTTCACGTGCCTCTGAAAGCATTGCCCCTGCATCTTGGCGGAGGATTGGAAATCGATCACGCCACATGGTTGCTACAGTGCCGCAAATCGATGACGAATCGTGAAGACGAACTGCTCGCCAATATTGAGCAAGTGGCTTTAAATCGAAGCAACACAATCAACGCTACAACTAATAGCAACGTTGTGAACAGTTCAGTTACCATCGTTGGGGATATAGACAGCAACGTTAACAGCAACATAAATACGACGACAGCCGCATTAACGAACGAAGACTACAGTCGACGTTTACTGGGCGGCGAGGAGCCCAACGAAAATATCACAATAAGCAGTCTGCGCGCTGTCATAGCTACATCGGCAACCGCTTTAAATCAAGGTAACAGTAATAGTACGGCATTATTATCTGTGTGTAACCAAATTGACACCGAGTCGGGGGTGGTTGCGGCGACGACGACGGCTTCAGTGGAAACATCAGTAGGTGCACCAGTGCTGAACGGATTAGAGGCCAGTGGAGTTCAAGGCTCCGTGGTTTTGGCGAATGGTGTAGCTGTTCCATCGGCAGTTACCAGCAACGCCAGTTCTAACGGTTCATCCGCCTTAAGTGAATTGTGGTCGGAAAATCCGCCAAGTAGTGCGTCGTCGGGGTTTAGTGATGACGACAGCCTGGCTGGGCAAGAGGGAGATCCAAAAACAattgaacaaattgttcaaatggTAAAAGAGCAGGGACGCAAAGGTCTGGTGAAGGAATATGCCGAAATACGTAATCGGGCGCCTGAGGGCACATTTGTCTATGCAAG aaTGCGGAATAACTTGACAAAAAATCGCTACACGGATGTTCTTTGCTACGATCATAGTAGGGTGGTGTTGTCTAGGGAGGATGGTGAGGACTATATAAACGCCAATTTCGTGGACGGCTACAAACAAAAGAATGCCTATATTTCCACACAAG GTCCATTACCGAAAACATCACAAGATTTTTGGCGTATGATATGGGAACAACATTGTTTGGTTGTTGTAATGACAACACGGGTCATGGAGCGTGGTCGAGTCAAATGTGGCCAATACTGGGAACCGACTGAGAATAGTTCCTTAGAATTCGGAAACTTCCACGTGCGAACACTTAGTATAGAAATAAATGAAGATTATACAGTAGCATCATTAGAATTGAAAAATCTTAAG ACTGACGAAATTAGAAACGTTTCACATTGGCAATTCACAAGTTGGCCCGATTATGGTGTGCCGAGCTCTGCGATGGCCATGTTAAATTTTCTTCAGAAAGTGCGAGAAAAACAAGCATCTATGGTAAAAGCATTGGGCGATACCTGGGCTGGACATCCGCGGGGACCGCCTATCGTTGTACACTGTAGTGCGGGCATTGGTCGAACAG GCACTTTTATAACATTGGATATATGCATATCGCGTTTAGAAGATGTGGGAACGGCTGACATTCGTGGGACTGTGGAAAAAATTCGTTCACAGCGTGCCTACTCCATACAAATGCCCGATCAATATGTATTTTGCCATCTGGCCCTGATTGAATACGCAGTTTCAAGGGGCATGCTGAAATCTGTAGATTTAACGGGGTTCGATGATCGTGGCGAAGATTCAGACTAA